The following proteins are encoded in a genomic region of Glycine soja cultivar W05 chromosome 17, ASM419377v2, whole genome shotgun sequence:
- the LOC114392148 gene encoding transcription factor MYB1-like, giving the protein MWLSIFLLLCFQGLARCGKSCKLRWLNYLRPNLKRGNYTKGEEETIIKLHRHLGNRYATEHRCGVVVKGPNLSGNISGTEPLKDNRILLKAEALDDSHEARNIAAVVNELSKEITKNLVSHPVNAKCTAEGKNIANVVLLRGCGIRIEVCSFSLFHN; this is encoded by the exons ATGTggctttcaatttttcttcttctctgttttcaag gTCTTGCGAGATGTGGAAAGAGTTGCAAACTAAGGTGGCTGAATTACCTAAGGCCAAACCTCAAAAGAGGAAACTACACCAAGGGAGAGGAGGAAACTATTATCAAGCTGCACCGACATCTGGGTAATAG GTATGCAACAGAGCATAGATGTGGAGTAGTTGTTAAAGGACCAAATCTGAGTGGAAATATATCAGGAACAGAGCCATTGAAGGACAACCGCATACTTTTAAAAGCAGAAGCTTTAGATGATTCCCATGAAGCAAGGAACATTGCTGCTGTTGTTAATGAGTTGTCCaaggaaataacaaaaaatttggTTTCTCATCCTGTGAATGCTAAATGTACTGCAGAAGGGAAGAACATAGCAAATGTAGTCCTTTTAAGAGGCTGTGGCATTCGAATTGAGGTCTGTTCTTTCAGTTTATTTCATAATTGA